The following is a genomic window from Neurospora crassa OR74A linkage group III, whole genome shotgun sequence.
GCGATGCCATTCTCAACGTATTCCCAGCAAACTGGGCATGGGCAAGTAGTCTCCCTTTAGTTTACTGGTGCAAACCCACTTGACCTGAGTGTCAATTACATGGACCGGCAATTCGGTGAACCCTTTGATCACTGCACCGAGACATCGCACTTGCCCGGCTGCTGGATATCTGTACAACGTCACGGCGCCACAAAGACAAAGGAAAGGTGGTGGCGGGCAAGGGAGACCAACATACAGCTAGGTGTCCTCAGAGACAACAAGGTGCCCAACCAAAATCCGAGACGGGAAAACCAACCAACGAACCAAATGAAATGACACGACGCAACCGCTTCGCGACCAGGTCGCCGCAGCCAACAATTACGGCGGGGACCAAGTCTCTGCGACCAACAACAATGTCTGCTCTACCAaccctcctcagcctcctcttcGCTGCCGTCGTGCTCTTCGTCGCCCCATCCCTCGCCTACCAACCTCTCTCCGACACCCAACTCAAAGCCATCCCCTCTCCCCTCAATTCCGACTTCGACATCAAAACCGGCGCGCTGCTCGCCCCGATCCTGATCCCTCGCGTCCCCGGCACTCCAGGACAGGCCAAAGTCCAGAAACACTTTGTCGACTTCTTCTCGCGCGAACTGCCCGAATGGGACATTTCGTGGCAGAACTCAACAGCCACCACTCCCCTCTCAGGGAAGAAACAAATCCCTTTTCAGAACCTGATCTTCCGACGGGAACCACCATGGACGAAGGAGCGAGGGCCGGGCAGGGCGGCGCTGTTGACGCTGGTGGCGCATTATGATTCCAAAATCAGTCCCGAAGGGTTCATCGGGGCGACGGACAGCGCGGCGCCTTGTGCGGTGTTGATGCATGTCGCTAGGACGGTGGAGGGGTATTTGAAGAAGGTTTATGAGGAAGGGGTTTCTGGGGGACTAGGGAAGGAGGGGCGGGAGGACCCAAAGAGGGAAGTGGGGGTGCAGATATTGTTGCTGGATGGCGAGGAAGCATTTAAAGAGTGGACGGATACGGATTCGCTTTATGGTGCTAGGTGAGTTTTGCCTGTTTTCCCCCACTATTCTGGTTGATGATCTATCAAGGAGAATGAAGGGAGGCTGACACCATACTGCTTATGAAAACAGATCCCTCTCCGAGGAATGGGAAAATACACCCTACCCGGCCCTGTCGCGCTTCGCCAACCCTATCCGGCAAATCGACCTCTTCGTCCTGCTCGACCTCCTCGGCTCCGCCGACCCGGGCGTGCCCTCGTACTTCCAAACCACCCACTGGGCGTACAAGAACATGGCTACGGTCGAGTCGCGCATGCGCGCCCTTGGACTCTTGGAAAGCAAACCCAAGGACCCGTTTCTGCCCGAAGCCGGCAAGCTCAAGGAGCATTTTGGCAGGGCCTACGTGGGCGATGATCACCAACCGTTCATGGCTAAAGGAGCGCCGGTGCTGCATATGATCCCGACCCCGTTTCCGCATGTGTGGCATAAGATCGAGGATGATGGGGAGCATCTGGATTTGCCTACGGTCAGGGATTGGGCGAGGATTGTGACGGCTTTTACTATCGAGTATTTGGAGGCTACGACAGCAGAGGCTGGGGCTGTTGGAGGtgggaaagagggaaaaggggaggatgctgctgctgctgcaaagCAGGGGACTAGtgatggggaggagaaggctggTGAGGGTGCTGGGAAAGGGCCTTGATCGATATCTTGTCTCATGGTCTTGTTGCTCACTAGTAGGCTTATAAGAAGCTGTCAGTATACATGGTTCAGGTAAGCAGCTGTGTAAGAACTAGTTGTGGATGAAAGTGCAGT
Proteins encoded in this region:
- a CDS encoding glutaminyl-peptide cyclotransferase, coding for MTRRNRFATRSPQPTITAGTKSLRPTTMSALPTLLSLLFAAVVLFVAPSLAYQPLSDTQLKAIPSPLNSDFDIKTGALLAPILIPRVPGTPGQAKVQKHFVDFFSRELPEWDISWQNSTATTPLSGKKQIPFQNLIFRREPPWTKERGPGRAALLTLVAHYDSKISPEGFIGATDSAAPCAVLMHVARTVEGYLKKVYEEGVSGGLGKEGREDPKREVGVQILLLDGEEAFKEWTDTDSLYGARSLSEEWENTPYPALSRFANPIRQIDLFVLLDLLGSADPGVPSYFQTTHWAYKNMATVESRMRALGLLESKPKDPFLPEAGKLKEHFGRAYVGDDHQPFMAKGAPVLHMIPTPFPHVWHKIEDDGEHLDLPTVRDWARIVTAFTIEYLEATTAEAGAVGGGKEGKGEDAAAAAKQGTSDGEEKAGEGAGKGP